The following proteins are co-located in the Delphinus delphis chromosome 5, mDelDel1.2, whole genome shotgun sequence genome:
- the SCOC gene encoding short coiled-coil protein isoform X1 codes for MRRRPFLSGDWLATGRAGAGLQPRRTLCGRRGRGCRWQLVRVSRLEVSSWSFLLPAPQTADHSSRILYPRPKSLLPKMMNADMDAVDAENQVELEEKTRLINQVLELQHTLEDLSARVDAVKEENLKLKSENQVLGQYIENLMSASSVFQTTDTKSKRK; via the exons ATGCGCAGGCGTCCCTTCTTGAGTGGGGATTGGCTGGCGACGGGCCGGGCCGGGGCGGGACTCCAGCCTCGGCGCACGCTCTGTGGGCGGAGAGGGCGGGGTTGCCGCTGGCAGTTGGTCCGAGTGTCCAGGCTTGAGGTATCCTCCTGGTCCTTCCTCCTGCCGGCGCCTCAAACGGCAG ACCATTCATCAAGAATTTTGTATCCAAGGCCCAAAAGTTTGTTACCGAAGATGATGAATGCTGACATGGATG CAGTTGATGCTGAAAATCAGGTGGAACTGGAGGAGAAAACACGACTTATTAATCAAGTGTTGGAACTCCAACACACCCTTGAAG atCTCTCTGCAAGAGTAGATGCAGTTAAGGAAGAAAATCTGAAGCTAAAATCAGAAAACCAAGTTCTTGGACAATATATAGAAAACCTCATGTCAGCTTCTAGTGTTTTTCAAACAACTgacacaaaaagcaaaagaaaataa
- the SCOC gene encoding short coiled-coil protein isoform X3, translating to MMNADMDAVDAENQVELEEKTRLINQVLELQHTLEDLSARVDAVKEENLKLKSENQVLGQYIENLMSASSVFQTTDTKSKRK from the exons ATGATGAATGCTGACATGGATG CAGTTGATGCTGAAAATCAGGTGGAACTGGAGGAGAAAACACGACTTATTAATCAAGTGTTGGAACTCCAACACACCCTTGAAG atCTCTCTGCAAGAGTAGATGCAGTTAAGGAAGAAAATCTGAAGCTAAAATCAGAAAACCAAGTTCTTGGACAATATATAGAAAACCTCATGTCAGCTTCTAGTGTTTTTCAAACAACTgacacaaaaagcaaaagaaaataa